Proteins encoded together in one Candidatus Zixiibacteriota bacterium window:
- the der gene encoding ribosome biogenesis GTPase Der, which translates to MPLPIVAIIGRPNVGKSSMFNRMIKQRLAVVDSASGVTRDRNFAPCDWNGREFYLVDTGGMVPGTDDQMEQLILEQAQIGLDEADIVIFMVDCQTGITELDSQIARQLLRAQKPIIISPNKADNEQLEIDASEFYSLGFERQFCVSAANGRGVGDLLDEIVRLLPETGDEVPEDSSIRIAVVGRPNVGKSSFVNCLLGEERHIVSEQPGTTRDSIDSVISVNNITYTLVDTAGLRKKSRVKENIEYYTTLRTIRAVQRCHVALILLDANEGLNVQELKIIDEVAEAGRGMVLTVNKWDIFDKDENSAAIYARQLAEAMPTFSYIPSIFISAKTGQRVVKTLSLIDRVYYEYNKRIDTSTLNKFLEGAVKRQPPPATKGKWIKFYYISQPDTGPPTFVVFSNYPQFIQDPYRRYLTNRLREQFGFEGIPLKFKFKKRSDK; encoded by the coding sequence ATGCCATTGCCCATCGTTGCCATAATTGGCCGTCCTAACGTCGGTAAATCATCGATGTTCAATCGGATGATTAAACAACGGCTGGCCGTTGTCGACAGCGCTTCGGGTGTAACCCGCGACAGGAATTTCGCGCCCTGCGATTGGAACGGCCGGGAATTTTATCTGGTCGACACGGGCGGAATGGTGCCCGGGACCGATGACCAGATGGAGCAGTTAATTTTGGAGCAGGCTCAGATTGGTCTTGATGAAGCAGATATCGTTATTTTTATGGTCGATTGCCAAACCGGAATAACGGAGCTCGATTCACAAATCGCCCGGCAATTATTGCGGGCCCAAAAGCCTATCATTATTTCACCCAATAAAGCAGATAACGAACAGCTCGAAATTGACGCCAGTGAATTTTACAGTCTCGGCTTTGAGCGGCAATTTTGCGTTTCCGCGGCTAACGGTCGGGGCGTCGGGGATCTTCTGGATGAGATTGTTCGGTTATTGCCCGAGACTGGCGATGAGGTTCCGGAAGACAGCAGTATCCGCATCGCGGTAGTCGGGCGACCCAACGTTGGAAAATCATCTTTTGTCAATTGCCTTTTGGGTGAGGAACGACATATAGTCTCCGAACAACCGGGGACGACTCGTGATTCGATAGATTCGGTAATTTCGGTAAATAACATAACCTATACTCTGGTAGATACGGCCGGATTGCGTAAAAAAAGCCGGGTCAAAGAGAATATAGAATACTATACGACTCTACGAACGATTCGCGCCGTCCAGCGTTGTCACGTGGCTTTGATTCTTCTTGATGCCAACGAAGGATTGAATGTCCAGGAATTAAAAATTATAGATGAAGTCGCCGAAGCCGGGCGGGGGATGGTTTTGACGGTTAATAAATGGGATATATTTGACAAGGACGAAAACTCCGCCGCGATTTACGCTCGGCAGTTGGCCGAAGCGATGCCGACTTTTAGTTATATCCCTTCGATTTTTATATCGGCAAAAACCGGTCAGCGGGTCGTGAAAACTTTAAGTTTGATCGATCGCGTTTACTATGAATACAATAAACGCATCGATACGTCCACGCTGAATAAATTTCTCGAAGGCGCTGTCAAACGTCAACCGCCCCCAGCTACCAAAGGTAAGTGGATAAAGTTCTATTATATTTCACAGCCGGATACGGGTCCGCCAACTTTTGTCGTCTTTTCAAATTATCCTCAATTTATTCAGGATCCATATCGCAGATACTTAACTAATCGCCTGCGCGAGCAATTTGGATTTGAAGGCATACCTCTGAAATTCAAATTCAAAAAGCGTTCCGATAAATAA
- the tatC gene encoding twin-arginine translocase subunit TatC → MIDKPPEKEMSFLDHLEELRRRILRSIAAIFIGAIAAYFFSEWLVNVVSAPLEEVGVYFKAPAEAFLTHIKISLFAGAIISSPFILYQIWMFIGPGLLKSEVKIVIPIVISSTIFFLLGGSFCFFFVIPLAVKFLLEFGTDNMKPMIMIGNYISFAGALVLAFGIVFELPVASFILGRIGVIDHKMLGKGRRYAIVGIFILAAVITPPDLISQLLLAGPLYLLYEISIMVVWLTGRDRNRE, encoded by the coding sequence ATGATTGATAAGCCGCCTGAAAAAGAAATGTCGTTTCTCGATCATCTCGAGGAATTACGCCGCAGAATCCTCCGCTCGATCGCGGCGATATTTATCGGGGCGATCGCGGCCTATTTTTTTTCGGAATGGCTGGTCAACGTCGTCTCGGCGCCGCTTGAGGAAGTGGGCGTTTATTTCAAGGCTCCGGCCGAAGCGTTTTTGACGCATATAAAAATTTCCCTGTTTGCCGGAGCAATAATCTCATCGCCGTTTATCTTGTATCAAATCTGGATGTTTATCGGACCGGGGCTTCTCAAAAGCGAAGTTAAAATTGTCATTCCAATTGTAATTTCATCAACCATTTTTTTCCTATTGGGCGGGTCGTTTTGCTTTTTCTTTGTTATTCCACTGGCGGTCAAATTCCTGCTGGAATTCGGCACGGATAATATGAAGCCGATGATCATGATCGGCAATTATATATCATTCGCCGGAGCGCTGGTATTAGCTTTTGGAATCGTTTTTGAGCTTCCGGTGGCATCGTTTATATTAGGCCGGATTGGGGTTATCGATCATAAGATGCTTGGTAAGGGGAGACGTTACGCGATAGTCGGGATATTTATCCTGGCGGCTGTTATAACTCCTCCCGATCTGATTAGCCAGCTTCTCCTGGCGGGGCCGCTCTATTTGTTATATGAAATTTCGATTATGGTTGTATGGCTGACCGGACGAGATCGTAATCGCGAATAA
- a CDS encoding DUF512 domain-containing protein codes for MKVVAITKSSPFYGEITPGADLVAVNGHPVSDEIDFHFYNTEDKLRLDFFIDGKKKIIKIDDAYACGDLGLEFEKTKIKICNNNCIFCFVHQQPKGMRRSLYIKDDDYRFSFTHGNFISLSGMTEADFARIIEQRLSPLYISVHSTDDKLRRCIFQNEKLPRIIPALKKLTSNGITVHTQTVICTGINDGEHLERTIEDLALLYPGVSSLAVVPVGLTKYRKRLPDLRSYSGKEADQIVKFIHKTQKRFQKLIKTRFVYAADEFYLLAGRKFPPLSEYEDMPQFENGIGMARQFITGFNRRKRWLPGEHSAKLRIGIVTGRSAERFMKSAVMPAIDRIRNLKTSLYVVDNEFWGDTVTVTGLLTGGDILKRIRNNKQDVLLLPPNCLNTDDLFLDNLTLDEFTKMVGCPVLTGSYDLVKLIRRAFEMRNS; via the coding sequence ATGAAAGTAGTCGCGATAACAAAATCTTCACCATTTTATGGTGAAATCACACCGGGAGCCGACCTGGTTGCCGTCAATGGGCATCCTGTATCCGATGAGATCGATTTTCATTTTTACAATACAGAAGATAAATTACGCCTTGATTTTTTCATCGATGGAAAGAAGAAAATAATAAAAATCGACGATGCCTATGCCTGTGGTGATTTGGGTTTGGAATTTGAAAAGACGAAAATCAAAATTTGCAATAACAATTGCATTTTCTGTTTCGTTCATCAACAGCCCAAAGGGATGCGCCGGAGTTTATACATCAAGGATGATGATTACCGGTTTTCGTTTACGCACGGCAATTTTATATCTCTATCGGGGATGACCGAGGCCGATTTTGCTCGAATTATAGAGCAACGTCTGTCGCCGTTGTATATCTCTGTTCATTCTACCGATGATAAACTACGACGCTGCATTTTCCAAAATGAAAAATTGCCCAGGATTATTCCGGCTTTAAAGAAATTGACAAGTAATGGCATTACCGTACATACTCAAACAGTAATATGCACCGGTATTAATGACGGTGAACATCTTGAAAGGACAATAGAAGATTTAGCTTTATTATATCCCGGAGTGTCGTCGCTGGCGGTTGTGCCGGTAGGATTAACAAAATATAGAAAACGCCTCCCGGATTTGCGCTCATATTCAGGAAAAGAAGCTGACCAAATCGTAAAATTCATTCATAAAACTCAAAAGCGATTTCAGAAATTAATTAAAACAAGATTCGTTTATGCCGCCGATGAATTTTACTTGTTGGCCGGCAGGAAATTTCCTCCACTTTCAGAGTATGAGGATATGCCCCAGTTTGAGAACGGCATCGGGATGGCTCGTCAGTTTATTACTGGTTTCAATCGAAGAAAGAGATGGTTGCCCGGGGAACATTCTGCTAAGTTGCGGATAGGAATTGTAACCGGTCGGTCGGCTGAACGGTTTATGAAGTCGGCTGTCATGCCAGCTATTGATAGAATTAGAAACTTAAAAACATCATTGTATGTTGTCGATAATGAATTCTGGGGAGATACCGTTACCGTAACGGGATTATTGACGGGGGGTGATATTCTGAAACGGATTAGGAATAATAAACAGGATGTACTCCTGTTGCCGCCGAATTGCCTCAACACGGATGATCTCTTTCTTGACAATTTGACTCTCGATGAGTTTACTAAAATGGTCGGATGTCCGGTTTTGACCGGTTCGTATGATCTGGTGAAATTAATTCGCCGGGCTTTTGAGATGAGGAACAGTTGA
- a CDS encoding SpoIIE family protein phosphatase has protein sequence MEYQDTIYDLEEKIYELENKLETNNQEIHDLANIAAVITSILDQESVLTVAMEIAIRQVAGEVGAVIILEDGRMSVKVAWGIDADIIEGYKYKENMDVVRYCLNQKQAFYDNDCRKSFSNDFPANNLIISPLGSKTISGTMIIFNKESGGEFNDHDLEAMEMICRFTSVSMENSALLQESLEKQKIEQELDLAQQVQTTLLPESVTMKGIDVASTYIPARKVGGDYYEIMPIGKNKMLFMLGDVANKGIPAALVMTSVHAIIHANIGSGKNIQVTHLMAQLNDILCNDIIKDRSMFLTMFMGYIDLDSGVMEYCNGGHPPAFYYRASNRNTLRLKSKATLVGQFAGLPFRSSKIKIGPGDRIFIYSDGINEAEDKGGLLYGLDRLEEFFKAGIAFDTKRFNQVVKEEIDRYRIGSRKESTDDFTTLVIDINQPEEQKKEYDFKYVSSLTQLEKLYNDLDTATGENNLSAKIANLIKVVISEAFTNAVIHAHKNDESKKIHVSLTLNKSSIIADILDEGTCRGLEELKNHNLNIDPLAESGRGLGLIKELADEVEFSRRPQGGLRVRILLKPDQENIQ, from the coding sequence TTGGAATATCAGGATACTATATATGATCTCGAGGAAAAGATATATGAGCTCGAGAATAAATTAGAAACCAATAATCAGGAAATTCATGATTTAGCAAATATTGCCGCGGTTATTACTTCGATACTCGATCAGGAATCAGTATTAACGGTGGCGATGGAAATCGCCATCCGACAAGTAGCCGGTGAAGTCGGAGCGGTCATAATATTAGAAGACGGGCGGATGTCAGTCAAAGTAGCCTGGGGGATAGACGCTGATATTATCGAGGGGTATAAATATAAAGAAAATATGGATGTCGTCCGCTATTGCCTTAATCAAAAACAGGCGTTCTATGATAATGATTGCCGAAAGAGTTTCTCCAATGATTTTCCCGCCAACAATCTTATAATATCGCCTCTTGGTTCCAAGACTATCTCCGGCACGATGATAATATTTAATAAAGAATCAGGTGGGGAATTTAATGATCATGATCTTGAAGCGATGGAGATGATTTGTCGTTTCACTTCGGTTTCAATGGAAAATTCTGCCCTTCTTCAGGAGTCTCTTGAGAAACAGAAAATTGAACAGGAACTGGATTTAGCTCAACAAGTCCAGACTACGTTACTCCCTGAAAGTGTAACCATGAAAGGCATTGATGTTGCCTCGACCTATATTCCGGCGCGAAAGGTTGGGGGAGATTATTACGAGATCATGCCAATCGGCAAAAACAAAATGCTGTTCATGCTCGGGGATGTCGCCAATAAGGGAATTCCGGCCGCCCTGGTAATGACCTCGGTTCACGCGATAATTCACGCTAATATTGGCTCCGGGAAGAACATTCAGGTTACCCATCTTATGGCTCAGCTAAACGATATTCTGTGTAACGATATTATCAAAGATAGAAGTATGTTTTTAACCATGTTCATGGGGTATATAGATCTCGATTCGGGAGTCATGGAATACTGTAATGGCGGTCATCCGCCGGCGTTTTATTACCGGGCGTCAAATAGAAATACTTTGCGCTTAAAGTCAAAAGCAACTTTAGTTGGTCAATTCGCGGGATTACCTTTCCGCTCGTCCAAAATTAAAATTGGGCCGGGCGACCGGATTTTTATCTATTCGGATGGCATAAATGAAGCGGAAGATAAAGGCGGTTTGCTATATGGCCTGGATCGACTTGAGGAGTTTTTCAAAGCCGGTATAGCTTTCGATACCAAGCGATTTAATCAGGTTGTCAAAGAAGAGATAGACCGCTATCGGATCGGCTCTCGCAAAGAGTCAACCGATGATTTTACAACGCTTGTGATTGATATCAATCAGCCGGAAGAGCAAAAAAAGGAATATGATTTCAAATATGTCTCAAGTCTGACGCAATTGGAAAAGCTATATAACGATCTCGACACAGCAACCGGAGAGAACAATCTGAGTGCCAAAATCGCTAATTTAATCAAAGTAGTTATTTCCGAGGCGTTTACAAACGCAGTAATCCATGCCCATAAAAACGATGAATCGAAGAAAATACATGTTTCCCTGACGCTAAATAAATCAAGCATTATTGCCGATATTTTGGACGAAGGTACATGCAGGGGATTAGAGGAGTTAAAAAACCATAATTTGAATATTGATCCTCTGGCAGAAAGTGGTCGGGGGCTCGGATTAATAAAGGAATTAGCAGATGAAGTCGAATTTTCACGGAGGCCTCAAGGGGGTCTTAGGGTGAGAATTTTACTTAAGCCGGACCAGGAAAATATACAATAA
- a CDS encoding head GIN domain-containing protein: MKTVLSFMLCFISLALFTSCSDDDNPANSVKITGSGNITSIERTLPDFHSVILVATGNVNIASGSQQAVSISADDNFHQYIITSVTNGILVISSSPNTTFSNNNLTVNLMMTDLENVILTGMGNIAGTNNFQVDVLDIDLIGMGNITLNADVTRLNSLLSGTGNIILSGSAVNHFYNHPGDGNLVAFNLITDTTNISLGGEGNIEIYTNDYLDGILSGSGTIYYKGQPSINLTFTGTGHLIDSN; encoded by the coding sequence ATGAAAACCGTTCTATCTTTCATGCTCTGCTTTATTTCGCTGGCTTTGTTTACTTCATGTTCCGATGATGATAACCCTGCCAATTCGGTAAAGATTACCGGCTCCGGGAATATTACATCTATCGAAAGAACACTGCCCGATTTTCATTCGGTTATTCTTGTTGCCACCGGCAATGTCAACATCGCCAGCGGCTCACAACAGGCGGTTTCGATTTCGGCTGACGACAATTTCCACCAATATATTATCACTTCCGTCACTAATGGCATCCTTGTCATCAGTTCCTCGCCCAACACGACTTTTTCAAACAACAATTTGACCGTTAATTTAATGATGACAGATTTGGAAAATGTGATCTTGACCGGCATGGGAAATATCGCGGGAACCAACAATTTTCAGGTTGATGTTTTGGACATCGATTTGATTGGCATGGGCAATATTACACTCAACGCCGATGTCACCCGTTTGAATTCATTACTTTCCGGAACGGGAAATATTATATTGAGTGGCTCTGCGGTCAATCATTTTTATAATCACCCAGGAGATGGAAATTTAGTCGCCTTCAATTTAATCACGGATACCACCAACATTAGTCTTGGCGGAGAGGGAAACATTGAAATCTATACCAATGATTATCTCGACGGAATTCTTAGCGGTTCAGGAACAATCTATTACAAAGGCCAACCATCGATCAACCTTACCTTCACTGGCACCGGGCATTTAATCGATTCTAATTAA